From one Lotus japonicus ecotype B-129 chromosome 3, LjGifu_v1.2 genomic stretch:
- the LOC130747026 gene encoding aconitate hydratase, cytoplasmic-like, which yields MYITTASSLLRTTRPRLFFSSRIFAHPPPRASFSPAPSRSFISSLPRWSHRLHCGSPSTLRPQIRAVAPVLERFHRKIATMASENPFKGNLTSLPKPGGGEFGKFYSLPSLNDPRVEKLPYSIRILLESAIRNCDNFQVTKEDVEKIIDWEKTSSKQVEIPFKPARVLLQDFTGVPAVVDLACMRDAMNKLGSDSNKINPLVPVDLVVDHSVQVDVARSENAVQANMELEFQRNKERFAFLKWGSTAFHNMLVVPPGSGIVHQVNLEYLGRVVFNNEGLLYPDSVVGTDSHTTMIDGLGVAGWGVGGIEAEAAMLGQPMSMVLPGVVGFKLAGKLRNGVTATDLVLTVTQILRKHGVVGKFVEFHGDGVGKLSLADRATIANMAPEYGATMGFFPVDHVTLQYLKLTGRSDETVTMIESYLRANKLFVDYNEPQQERVYSSYLELNLSDVEPCISGPKRPHDRVPLKEMKADWHACLDNKVGFKGFAIPKETQGKVAKFDFHGQPAELKHGSVVIAAITSCTNTSNPSVMLGAGLVAKKAHELGLKVKPWVKTSLAPGSGVVTKYLLQSGLQSYLNEQGFNIVGFGCTTCIGNSGDLDESVASAISENDIVAAAVLSGNRNFEGRVHALTRANYLASPPLVVAYALAGTVDIDFEKEPIGTGKDGKNVYLRDIWPSTEEIAEAVQSSVLPAMFRSTYEAITKGNPMWNQLQVPADTLYSWDSNSTYIHEPPYFKNMTLDPPGAHGVKDAFCLLNFGDSITTDHISPAGSIQKDSPAAKYLLERGVERKDFNSYGSRRGNDEVMARGTFANIRLVNKLLNGEVGPKTVHVPSGEKLYVFDAAMKYRASGQPTIVLAGAEYGSGSSRDWAAKGPMLLGVKAVIAKSFERIHRSNLVGMGIIPLCFKSGEDADTLGLTGHERYTIDLPSEIRPGQDVTVTTDNGKSFTCKLRFDTEVELAYFNHGGILPYVIRSLAQQ from the exons ATGTATATAACTACGGCCTCTTCACTTCTCAGAACAACCAGGCCCAGACTCTTCTTCTCTTCTAGAATCTTCGCTCATCCTCCTCCTCGCGCTTCCTTCTCCCCCGCGCCTTCCCGATCCTTCATCTCCTCGCTCCCCCGCTGGAGCCACCGCCTCCACTGCGGTTCTCCCTCCACTCTTCGCCCTCAGATCAGAGCCGTCGCTCCTGTTCTCGAACGCTTCCACCGCAAGATCGCTACCATGG CTAGTGAAAATCCTTTCAAGGGAAACTTGACTAGCCTTCCGAAGCCGGGTGGCGGCGAGTTTGGAAAATTCTACAGTCTTCCGTCGCTCAACGATCCAAGAGTTG AAAAGTTACCATACTCCATAAGGATTCTCCTTGAGTCTGCCATTCGTAATTGTGACAATTTCCAAGTCACTAAAGAAGATGTTGAGAAGATTATTGACTGGGAAAAGACTTCTTCTAAGCAAGTTGAGATTCCTTTCAAGCCTGCTCGAGTTCTCTTGCAG GATTTTACTGGAGTTCCAGCTGTTGTTGACCTGGCTTGCATGCGAGACGCTATGAATAAGCTTGGCAGTGATTCAAATAAGATCAATCCTCTG GTACCTGTTGATCTTGTTGTTGATCATTCAGTTCAAGTTGATGTAGCAAGGTCAGAAAATGCGGTGCAGGCTAATATGGAACTTGAGTTCCAGAGAAACAAGGAGAGATTTGCTTTTCTTAAATGGGGATCAACTGCATTTCATAACATGCTTGTTGTTCCTCCTGGTTCTGGAATAGTACATCAG GTCAATCTTGAATATCTTGGGCGGGTTGTTTTCAACAACGAGGGCTTACTCTATCCTGACAGTGTAGTTGGGACCGATTCACATACAACTATGATAGATGGGCTCGGTGTTGCTGGATGGGGTGTTGGAGGTATTGAAGCCGAGGCAGCAATGCTTGGCCAG CCTATGAGCATGGTTTTACCCGGTGTTGTTGGGTTCAAGTTAGCTGGAAAACTGCGCAATGGTGTTACAGCAACTGATTTGGTTCTAACTGTGACACAAATTCTTAGAAAGCACGGCGTTGTCGGGAAATTTGTTGAGTTTCATG GTGATGGTGTGGGTAAATTATCTTTAGCTGACAGAGCCACTATTGCTAATATGGCTCCTGAATATGGTGCCACCATGGGCTTCTTCCCTGTGGATCATGTTACTCTACAATATCTCAAGCTAACTGGAAGAAGTGATGAGACT GTGACCATGATAGAGTCTTATCTCAGGGCAAACAAACTGTTTGTTGACTATAATGAG CCACAACAAGAACGAGTTTATTCATCATATCTTGAATTGAACCTTTCCGATGTTGAACCATGTATCTCAGGACCTAAGAG ACCTCATGATCGGGTGCCTTTGAAAGAAATGAAGGCTGACTGGCATGCTTGTCTTGATAACAAAGTTGGATTCAAG GGATTTGCTATACCAAAAGAAACACAAGGAAAAGTTGCAAAGTTTGATTTCCATGGACAGCCAGCGGAGCTCAAGCATGGCAGTGTTGTGATTGCTGCAATAACAAGCTGTACGAATACATCTAACCCAAGTGTTATGCTTGGAGCTGGTCTTGTTGCGAAAAAGGCTCATGAGCTTGGTTTGAAG GTCAAACCTTGGGTTAAAACAAGTCTTGCTCCTGGTTCAGGAGTTGTTACGAAATATCTACTCCAGAG TGGGCTGCAAAGTTATCTCAATGAACAAGGTTTTAATATTGTTGGATTTGGCTGCACAACATGTATTGGCAATTCAGGCGATCTGGATGAATCTGTTGCTTCTGCTATCTCAGAAAATG ACATTGTAGCTGCTGCTGTGTTGTCTGGAAACCGTAATTTTGAGGGCCGTGTCCATGCCCTGACAAGAGCTAACTACCTTGCCTCTCCTCCTCTTGTTGTCGCTTATGCTCTTGCTGGCACG GTTGACATTGACTTTGAGAAGGAGCCAATTGGGACAGGGAAGGATGGCAAGAATGTCTACTTGAGGGATATCTGGCCATCCACTGAAGAAATTGCAGAG GCTGTTCAATCTAGTGTGTTGCCTGCCATGTTCCGAAGCACATATGAGGCTATTACCAAGGGCAACCCCATGTGGAATCAATTACAAGTTCCTGCTGACACTCTCTACTCATGGGACTCCAACTCAACATATATTCATGAACCCCCATACTTCAAGAATATGACGTTGGATCCTCCTGGAGCTCATGGTGTGAAAGATGCCTTTTGCCTGCTGAACTTTGGTGACAGTATAACTACTGATCATATTTCTCCAGCTGGAAGCATTCAGAAGGATAGTCCTGCTGCTAAATACCTCCTAGAGCGTGGGGTAGAGCGCAAGGACTTCAATTCTTATGGAAGTCGTCGTGGTAATGATGAGGTGATGGCAAGAGGAACTTTTGCCAATATTCGCCTTGTTAACAAGCTCTTGAATGGGGAAGTTGGCCCCAAGACAGTGCATGTTCCATCTGGGGAGAAGCTTTATGTGTTTGATGCAGCAATG AAATACAGGGCTTCTGGCCAACCCACCATTGTGCTCGCTGGAGCTGAATATGGCAGTGGAAGTTCTAGAGATTGGGCGGCCAAGGGTCCAATGTTATTG GGAGTCAAAGCTGTCATAGCTAAAAGTTTCGAGAGAATTCATCGCAGTAATTTGGTAGGAATGGGTATTATTCCCCTTTGTTTCAAATCCGGGGAGGATGCGGACACATTGGGATTGACTGGTCATGAACGTTATACGATTGACCTTCCTAGTGAGATCAGGCCTGGCCAAGATGTGACGGTCACAACTGATAATGGAAAATCTTTCACCTGCAAATTACGCTTTGATACTGAG GTGGAACTTGCTTACTTCAACCATGGAGGCATACTTCCATATGTCATACGGAGCCTAGCTCAGCAGTGA